In Ornithodoros turicata isolate Travis chromosome 1, ASM3712646v1, whole genome shotgun sequence, the DNA window GTGCACTTGAGGTGACCTCAGATGCCTCAAAAGCATGTATCCTCCTTTGCAAGAAGGTGATTCCCACAGAAGAGGAAACTCATTACCCCAGTCACATCGTGGAGTGCTTCATTTCATCTAGTGGTGTGTTAACAGCGTTCCCCATCACAGAAGTGCACTCAGTTTGTATGCTCCTTGATTTCAAAAATGAAGACAGGATGTATGTGTGCACTCTGGCAAATGACATTGAACGTGACTGAGGGTGTGTAGTGAAAATACCATAATTGACTGTGAAGCAATGAACCACGAGTGATTTAATTACTGCAGTCACCAAAGGACAACTCGTAACAGTAACCCTTGCTTCTGAACAGATGTGTAATTAAGATAAATATTTAAAGAGAACCGAGATCAAGAGTCCCTTAAATTGAATTTAATACTGAACTGTGCTTCACAAAAGGcagttattattactgaaacatttatcacgtcaccaagTAGCGTTTGCGAAAAAGAATTGAGCGtaaacttcaagttttagcaatgCTTGATCTCGGTTCTAAGTTAACCAGTATTTCTAAAACCGGGCAATATATAAGAAATATATTTTACTAAAGAAGCTTCTCCTTTactaaaataaattatttaaatgTTTCAATGTTAAATTTATTCACTTACGAGTGCTGGACTTTCCCATTTTTCCCTATTTATGCAATAAAAGAAGTACTTAAAGatattgaaacatttatttaacttaaaaacaagctttcggacagAGTCCTTCCTTcgtcaggtgcgatacattgaactgGAAGAGATGGAATTGGTAGAGATATTTGTACTAATGTACATcggagaaaggggacaaagaaggtggtgaggagaacatacaaattcttattagagaggactgagggcacgaaaaagaaaatacaaaaggaGGCAATgtataataatactaataataatactaTAATTCATTTgtgttgaaatatggcagtcgtctaAAATGCCAGACAGTGGTGGGATTTGAATTGCACATCTCTCAATTGCTCTATACCTTAGGCATTGAGCCTTACGTTGTgcactttgtgtgtgtgccatTTTTGTCCCTGCTCCAGTACTCCGATCAGTCTTCTTTTTTACAGATATGCATTTCCATAACTTTGACCACTTCATTCCAGTAACCACATAGCCCGTGACTATATATCTATTTTTCTCACCACACCCATATTTCAGAGCCTATACGTTTTTTAACATTCCATGTTCATATGTTTTTGTTTCCCTAATATTGATACCAGTTGCACAGAGTTCAATCCATAGAGATGCTTTgcttaattaaaaaaaatattctggTTTGTGCCCCTGGTTTGCTTTTATATTATATACGAGGTGTGTTCAAAAAGTACGCGGACTGACGTCATAAAACAAAATGTACTTTATTTAGAAGTTACATGTCCGGGTCCCCTTCAAAGTACTCCCCTCCCGAACGGACACACTTATCCCAACGATGTTTCCACTTGTTGAAACAATCCTGGTACGCTTCTTTTGTAATGTCCTTCAGCTCCTTCGTCGCATTTGCTTTAATCTCGGGAACTGTCTCAAATCTTCTTCCTTTCAGGGAACAGGAAAAAGTCACAAGGATCAAGGTCAGGTGAGTAGGGGGTTGGGGAAGAACAGTGATCGAATGTTTGGCCAAGAACTCCCCAGTTCTGAGGGCTGAATGGGCTGGAGCGTTGTCGTGATGGAAAATCCAATCGCCACTCCTCCACATTTCTGGCCTTTTGCGACGGATGGCGTCCCTCCGACGTTTCAGAACTTCAATGTAGTAAGTCTGATTCACGGTGGAGCCTTGGGGGAGATACTCATGGTGAACAACACCTTTGGCAACAAAGAAAACCGTCAGCATAACCTTGACATTGGATCGAACTTGGCGAGCTTTTTTGGGTCTGGGGGACGTTTCACCCACCCATTGGGATGATTGGACCTTCGCTTCAATGTCGTAACCGTAGACCCATGATTCTACACCTGTTATAATGCTTGACAAAAAGTCTTCATCTTCTTCTGAACGATCAAGCAGTTCCTGACAAACCTGGACGCGATTGGATTTTTGGTCGTCTGTCATCAGGCGTAGCACAAATTTCGCAGCAACGCGGTGCATCCTCAATTTTTCGGTCAAAATCTCGTAACATGATCCTACTGATATCCCACACTCTTCAGCAAGCTCCCTGATGGTCAGACGTCGATTTGCCCACACCAGGGTGTTGATTTCGTCGACGTGTGGGTCGTCAGTTGACGTGGAAGGACGTCCAGGACGCTCGTCGTCTTCAATCGACTGTCGACCACCCTTAAAACGTTCATACCACTTAAAACATGCCGTACGCTTCATAGCAACATCACCGTAAGCCGTGTTGAGCATAGCAAATGTTTCAGTCGCAGATTTTCCAAGTTTAACACAAAATTTCACGGCAAGTCGTTGCTCCCTCAGGTCATTCATTCTGAAATCCGACAAACGGAAAGAACAGACTTCACGAAACACCGCGTAGCTAACCAACAAATGAAGATTTCTCCAATCGAAAAACGGCGTTTCATCAGCTGATGTATCGAAATCTAGCGACACCAAGCGAATTCCCCTGGAACCAACTGGAGCCGTGCAATTCAAACAGTCCGAGTATTTTTTGAACACacctcgtatatatatatatatatatatatagattagaagcttaggagggcggttgaccacgagaatgaaataagcaggaaaaatcagaagacgacaaagagcttacaggaaaacacaaaggggagtttattaacacatatagggataggggtcgacgtttcggcagtcagcgctgccttcgacgggactggggtttggtgacaagaacaagctttatatatgggagagggttatgtacaagggaaagagagcagcgc includes these proteins:
- the LOC135394304 gene encoding protein GVQW3-like, whose product is MNDLREQRLAVKFCVKLGKSATETFAMLNTAYGDVAMKRTACFKWYERFKGGRQSIEDDERPGRPSTSTDDPHVDEINTLVWANRRLTIRELAEECGISVGSCYEILTEKLRMHRVAAKFVLRLMTDDQKSNRVQVCQELLDRSEEDEDFLSSIITGVESWVYGYDIEAKVQSSQWVGETSPRPKKARQVRSNVKVMLTVFFVAKGVVHHEYLPQGSTVNQTYYIEVLKRRRDAIRRKRPEMWRSGDWIFHHDNAPAHSALRTGEFLAKHSITVLPQPPTHLTLILVTFSCSLKGRRFETVPEIKANATKELKDITKEAYQDCFNKWKHRWDKCVRSGGEYFEGDPDM